One genomic segment of Ricinus communis isolate WT05 ecotype wild-type chromosome 5, ASM1957865v1, whole genome shotgun sequence includes these proteins:
- the LOC8261454 gene encoding LEAF RUST 10 DISEASE-RESISTANCE LOCUS RECEPTOR-LIKE PROTEIN KINASE-like 1.3 isoform X3, giving the protein MGSSFFPLFSSYLWLSVSVFFIFLLVPGVLSNPDLYTVCSTQFVCGDIRAGYPFWGNDRSETCGIPEMELKCQNGNSIIEIELIAYRVLEIRENDQILRVARQDYTDGICQPEFLNTTLDSELFEYASEYRNITIFYGCPLDLLNVPSLFDCEIKGSAFRSGYAIWDVNGPGVCYRSVVVPVSVATWTTEVFNLSVLEISLKQGFEVKWKVDHTACNECINSGGACGYVLSNNQSTCYCGGQLMGSKSCLSSSEVVPINPGSKSKSVSLGIGVGIAGAVVIGIGLGCWIFLYVQRKKRIAAQTKNKDLPTPPSSKSQPAPVINFSQTTPSYSSSKSDLEKGSTYFGTKVFSYEELVEATDNFDPSKELGDGGFGTVYYGILSDGRVVAVKRLFENNMKRAEQFMNEIEILTRLRHKNLVTLYGCTSKRSRELVLVYEYIPNGTLADHIHGNRSKSGLLTWKVRLSIAIETADALAYLHASDVIHRDVKTNNILLDNNFRVKVADFGLSRLFPIDCTHVSTAPQGTPGYVDPEYYQCYQLTDKSDVYSFGVVLVELISSLQAVDTNRHRLDINLANMAVNKIQNHAINELVDPMLGYDKDYAVRKMTTSVAELAFRCLQQEKDMRPTMAEVLEALKKIESEDYGSEKTEALDIKEDDVVLLNHVAPFSPDESVTTDKWVSSSSITTTTTSF; this is encoded by the exons ATgggttcttctttttttccactCTTTTCATCATATCTTTGGCTTTCAGTTTCTGTGTTCTTCATTTTCCTTCTAGTTCCCGGAGTTCTTAGCAATCCCGACTTGTATACTGTTTGCAGTACTCAGTTCGTCTGTGGAGATATCAGGGCCGGTTATCCTTTCTGGGGAAATGATCGATCGGAAACCTGTGGGATTCCCGAGATGGAGCTCAAGTGTCAGAATGGTAACTCCATCATAGAGATTGAGCTTATAGCATATCGAGTTTTGGAAATCAGGGAAAATGATCAGATTCTCAGAGTTGCAAGACAGGACTACACAGATGGAATTTGTCAACCCGAGTTTTTGAACACTACACTTGATTCTGAGCTTTTCGAATATGCTTCTGAATACAGGAATATTACAATCTTTTACGGTTGTCCGCTAGACCTCCTAAATGTACCATCGTTATTCGACTGTGAAATAAAAGGGTCTGCGTTTCGAAGTGGTTATGCTATATGGGATGTTAATGGCCCTGGAGTGTGCTATCGTAGTGTAGTTGTTCCAGTTTCTGTAGCTACATGGACGACAGAGGTATTCAATTTGTCAGTTTTGGAAATAAGCTTAAAACAAGGATTTGAGGTGAAATGGAAAGTGGATCATACAGCATGTAATGAGTGCATCAATTCCGGCGGGGCTTGTGGTTATGTTCTCTCTAATAATCAAAGCACTTGCTACTGCGGCGGCCAATTAATGGGATCAAAATCATGTCTTTCTTCGTCGGAGGTGGTTCCTATTAATCCAG GGAGCAAATCTAAATCAGTTTCGCTTGGAATAG GAGTTGGAATAGCCGGTGCAGTAGTCATTGGTATTGGTTTAGGATGCTGGATCTTTCTTTATGTACAacgaaaaaaaagaatagcagcacaaacaaaaaataaagactTGCCTACACCTCCTTCCAGCAAAAGCCAACCTGCTCCTGTAATTAATTTCTCTCAGACCACACCTTCTTATTCCTCTTCAAAGTCCGATCTCGAAAAGGGAAGTACGTATTTCGGAACTAAGGTTTTCAGCTATGAAGAACTTGTGGAAGCCACTGACAATTTCGATCCTTCCAAGGAACTTGGAGACGGAGGCTTTGGCACTGTTTACTATG GTATTCTCAGTGATGGGCGTGTCGTTGCTGTCAAGCGCTtattcgaaaacaacatgaagCGAGCAGAGCAGTTCATGAATGAAATTGAGATCCTAACTCGCTTACGCCACAAGAACCTTGTGACATTATACGGATGCACCTCTAAACGTAGCAGAGAATTAGTACTTGTATATGAGTATATTCCTAATGGTACCCTCGCTGATCATATTCATGGAAACAGATCAAAATCTGGTTTGCTTACTTGGAAAGTTCGGTTGAGCATTGCAATTGAGACAGCAGATGCACTTGCTTACCTTCATGCTTCAGATGTTATACACCGTGACGTCAAAACCAACAACATTCTACTAGACAACAACTTCCGTGTAAAAGTTGCTGATTTCGGATTGTCAAGGTTGTTCCCCATTGATTGCACCCATGTTTCAACTGCTCCACAAGGCACTCCTGGCTATGTTGATCCTGAGTATTATCAATGCTACCAACTCACCGACAAGAGTGATGTTTACAGCTTTGGAGTCGTCTTGGTTGAGCTAATATCGTCCTTACAAGCAGTAGACACCAACAGGCATCGGCTTGACATCAATTTGGCTAACATGGCTGTCAACAAAATCCAAAATCATGCAATAAACGAGTTGGTAGATCCAATGCTGGGGTACGACAAGGATTACGCAGTAAGGAAAATGACAACGTCGGTCGCGGAATTGGCTTTCCGATGCCTGCAGCAGGAAAAAGATATGAGGCCTACTATGGCAGAAGTTTTAGAAGCTCTAAAGAAAATTGAGAGTGAAGATTACGGATCAGAGAAAACTGAAGCATTGGATATTAAGGAGGACGATGTTGTGCTCTTGAATCATGTTGCTCCATTTTCGCCAGACGAATCAGTCACAACTGATAAATGGGTTAGCAGCTCTTCTattactactactactacttcCTTCTAG
- the LOC8261454 gene encoding LEAF RUST 10 DISEASE-RESISTANCE LOCUS RECEPTOR-LIKE PROTEIN KINASE-like 1.3 isoform X2: MQQRLILFPTMSLFLFITIILFRPPTFACAQIDSQYLNCSQKFECGNITDIGYPFWGSNRPQYCGHPEFELNCTGQTAVITIEELTYQVLEINSEEKTLKVARTDYIDNICPSNPVSTTLNFNYFSYTSDIQNITLYYGCPQSNPMPTLQDFTNQFSCNDSNGFFVTRNLSNLTAALMTYFRTCDVEVIVPANQSAAQSLENRPNQENLVIALEQGFGLEWRENSTCETCNISGGQCGSNSTDPSLFACYCTNGPDPFSCGRSQSSGSKSKSVSLGIGVGIAGAVVIGIGLGCWIFLYVQRKKRIAAQTKNKDLPTPPSSKSQPAPVINFSQTTPSYSSSKSDLEKGSTYFGTKVFSYEELVEATDNFDPSKELGDGGFGTVYYGILSDGRVVAVKRLFENNMKRAEQFMNEIEILTRLRHKNLVTLYGCTSKRSRELVLVYEYIPNGTLADHIHGNRSKSGLLTWKVRLSIAIETADALAYLHASDVIHRDVKTNNILLDNNFRVKVADFGLSRLFPIDCTHVSTAPQGTPGYVDPEYYQCYQLTDKSDVYSFGVVLVELISSLQAVDTNRHRLDINLANMAVNKIQNHAINELVDPMLGYDKDYAVRKMTTSVAELAFRCLQQEKDMRPTMAEVLEALKKIESEDYGSEKTEALDIKEDDVVLLNHVAPFSPDESVTTDKWGKMIRTM, encoded by the exons ATGCAGCAACGCCTTATTCTTTTCCCAACTATGTCTCTATTTCTCTTCATAACCATAATTCTTTTTCGGCCTCCCACGTTTGCTTGTGCGCAAATTGACTCGCAATATCTGAACTGTAGCCAGAAGTTTGAGTGCGGTAACATTACAGATATTGGATATCCTTTCTGGGGATCAAATCGACCTCAGTATTGTGGGCATCCCGAATTTGAGCTTAATTGCACCGGCCAAACTGCAGTCATCACGATAGAGGAATTGACTTACCAAGTGCTCGAAATCAATAGCGAGGAAAAGACTCTTAAGGTTGCTAGAACAGATTACATAGATAACATCTGTCCTAGCAATCCTGTCAGTACCACTTTGAATTTCAACTATTTCAGTTACACTTCGGATATTCAGAATATAACGTTGTACTACGGTTGTCCCCAATCAAATCCAATGCCAACACTTCAAGATTTTACCAATCAGTTTTCTTGTAACGACAGCAACGGTTTCTTTGTGACAAGGAACCTGAGTAACTTGACTGCTGCCCTAATGACCTACTTCCGAACGTGCGACGTCGAGGTAATTGTTCCGGCAAACCAATCAGCTGCTCAATCATTAGAGAACAGGCCAAATCAGGAGAATTTGGTAATAGCTCTGGAGCAAGGTTTTGGGTTAGAGTGGAGAGAAAATTCCACCTGTGAAACGTGTAATATATCGGGTGGACAGTGTGGTTCAAACTCGACTGATCCTAGTCTATTTGCTTGTTATTGCACTAATGGTCCTGATCCATTCAGTTGTGGAAGATCCCAATCATCAG GGAGCAAATCTAAATCAGTTTCGCTTGGAATAG GAGTTGGAATAGCCGGTGCAGTAGTCATTGGTATTGGTTTAGGATGCTGGATCTTTCTTTATGTACAacgaaaaaaaagaatagcagcacaaacaaaaaataaagactTGCCTACACCTCCTTCCAGCAAAAGCCAACCTGCTCCTGTAATTAATTTCTCTCAGACCACACCTTCTTATTCCTCTTCAAAGTCCGATCTCGAAAAGGGAAGTACGTATTTCGGAACTAAGGTTTTCAGCTATGAAGAACTTGTGGAAGCCACTGACAATTTCGATCCTTCCAAGGAACTTGGAGACGGAGGCTTTGGCACTGTTTACTATG GTATTCTCAGTGATGGGCGTGTCGTTGCTGTCAAGCGCTtattcgaaaacaacatgaagCGAGCAGAGCAGTTCATGAATGAAATTGAGATCCTAACTCGCTTACGCCACAAGAACCTTGTGACATTATACGGATGCACCTCTAAACGTAGCAGAGAATTAGTACTTGTATATGAGTATATTCCTAATGGTACCCTCGCTGATCATATTCATGGAAACAGATCAAAATCTGGTTTGCTTACTTGGAAAGTTCGGTTGAGCATTGCAATTGAGACAGCAGATGCACTTGCTTACCTTCATGCTTCAGATGTTATACACCGTGACGTCAAAACCAACAACATTCTACTAGACAACAACTTCCGTGTAAAAGTTGCTGATTTCGGATTGTCAAGGTTGTTCCCCATTGATTGCACCCATGTTTCAACTGCTCCACAAGGCACTCCTGGCTATGTTGATCCTGAGTATTATCAATGCTACCAACTCACCGACAAGAGTGATGTTTACAGCTTTGGAGTCGTCTTGGTTGAGCTAATATCGTCCTTACAAGCAGTAGACACCAACAGGCATCGGCTTGACATCAATTTGGCTAACATGGCTGTCAACAAAATCCAAAATCATGCAATAAACGAGTTGGTAGATCCAATGCTGGGGTACGACAAGGATTACGCAGTAAGGAAAATGACAACGTCGGTCGCGGAATTGGCTTTCCGATGCCTGCAGCAGGAAAAAGATATGAGGCCTACTATGGCAGAAGTTTTAGAAGCTCTAAAGAAAATTGAGAGTGAAGATTACGGATCAGAGAAAACTGAAGCATTGGATATTAAGGAGGACGATGTTGTGCTCTTGAATCATGTTGCTCCATTTTCGCCAGACGAATCAGTCACAACTGATAAATGG GGAAAGATGATTAGAACAATGTGA
- the LOC8261454 gene encoding LEAF RUST 10 DISEASE-RESISTANCE LOCUS RECEPTOR-LIKE PROTEIN KINASE-like 1.3 isoform X1 — translation MQQRLILFPTMSLFLFITIILFRPPTFACAQIDSQYLNCSQKFECGNITDIGYPFWGSNRPQYCGHPEFELNCTGQTAVITIEELTYQVLEINSEEKTLKVARTDYIDNICPSNPVSTTLNFNYFSYTSDIQNITLYYGCPQSNPMPTLQDFTNQFSCNDSNGFFVTRNLSNLTAALMTYFRTCDVEVIVPANQSAAQSLENRPNQENLVIALEQGFGLEWRENSTCETCNISGGQCGSNSTDPSLFACYCTNGPDPFSCGRSQSSGSKSKSVSLGIGVGIAGAVVIGIGLGCWIFLYVQRKKRIAAQTKNKDLPTPPSSKSQPAPVINFSQTTPSYSSSKSDLEKGSTYFGTKVFSYEELVEATDNFDPSKELGDGGFGTVYYGILSDGRVVAVKRLFENNMKRAEQFMNEIEILTRLRHKNLVTLYGCTSKRSRELVLVYEYIPNGTLADHIHGNRSKSGLLTWKVRLSIAIETADALAYLHASDVIHRDVKTNNILLDNNFRVKVADFGLSRLFPIDCTHVSTAPQGTPGYVDPEYYQCYQLTDKSDVYSFGVVLVELISSLQAVDTNRHRLDINLANMAVNKIQNHAINELVDPMLGYDKDYAVRKMTTSVAELAFRCLQQEKDMRPTMAEVLEALKKIESEDYGSEKTEALDIKEDDVVLLNHVAPFSPDESVTTDKWVSSSSITTTTTSF, via the exons ATGCAGCAACGCCTTATTCTTTTCCCAACTATGTCTCTATTTCTCTTCATAACCATAATTCTTTTTCGGCCTCCCACGTTTGCTTGTGCGCAAATTGACTCGCAATATCTGAACTGTAGCCAGAAGTTTGAGTGCGGTAACATTACAGATATTGGATATCCTTTCTGGGGATCAAATCGACCTCAGTATTGTGGGCATCCCGAATTTGAGCTTAATTGCACCGGCCAAACTGCAGTCATCACGATAGAGGAATTGACTTACCAAGTGCTCGAAATCAATAGCGAGGAAAAGACTCTTAAGGTTGCTAGAACAGATTACATAGATAACATCTGTCCTAGCAATCCTGTCAGTACCACTTTGAATTTCAACTATTTCAGTTACACTTCGGATATTCAGAATATAACGTTGTACTACGGTTGTCCCCAATCAAATCCAATGCCAACACTTCAAGATTTTACCAATCAGTTTTCTTGTAACGACAGCAACGGTTTCTTTGTGACAAGGAACCTGAGTAACTTGACTGCTGCCCTAATGACCTACTTCCGAACGTGCGACGTCGAGGTAATTGTTCCGGCAAACCAATCAGCTGCTCAATCATTAGAGAACAGGCCAAATCAGGAGAATTTGGTAATAGCTCTGGAGCAAGGTTTTGGGTTAGAGTGGAGAGAAAATTCCACCTGTGAAACGTGTAATATATCGGGTGGACAGTGTGGTTCAAACTCGACTGATCCTAGTCTATTTGCTTGTTATTGCACTAATGGTCCTGATCCATTCAGTTGTGGAAGATCCCAATCATCAG GGAGCAAATCTAAATCAGTTTCGCTTGGAATAG GAGTTGGAATAGCCGGTGCAGTAGTCATTGGTATTGGTTTAGGATGCTGGATCTTTCTTTATGTACAacgaaaaaaaagaatagcagcacaaacaaaaaataaagactTGCCTACACCTCCTTCCAGCAAAAGCCAACCTGCTCCTGTAATTAATTTCTCTCAGACCACACCTTCTTATTCCTCTTCAAAGTCCGATCTCGAAAAGGGAAGTACGTATTTCGGAACTAAGGTTTTCAGCTATGAAGAACTTGTGGAAGCCACTGACAATTTCGATCCTTCCAAGGAACTTGGAGACGGAGGCTTTGGCACTGTTTACTATG GTATTCTCAGTGATGGGCGTGTCGTTGCTGTCAAGCGCTtattcgaaaacaacatgaagCGAGCAGAGCAGTTCATGAATGAAATTGAGATCCTAACTCGCTTACGCCACAAGAACCTTGTGACATTATACGGATGCACCTCTAAACGTAGCAGAGAATTAGTACTTGTATATGAGTATATTCCTAATGGTACCCTCGCTGATCATATTCATGGAAACAGATCAAAATCTGGTTTGCTTACTTGGAAAGTTCGGTTGAGCATTGCAATTGAGACAGCAGATGCACTTGCTTACCTTCATGCTTCAGATGTTATACACCGTGACGTCAAAACCAACAACATTCTACTAGACAACAACTTCCGTGTAAAAGTTGCTGATTTCGGATTGTCAAGGTTGTTCCCCATTGATTGCACCCATGTTTCAACTGCTCCACAAGGCACTCCTGGCTATGTTGATCCTGAGTATTATCAATGCTACCAACTCACCGACAAGAGTGATGTTTACAGCTTTGGAGTCGTCTTGGTTGAGCTAATATCGTCCTTACAAGCAGTAGACACCAACAGGCATCGGCTTGACATCAATTTGGCTAACATGGCTGTCAACAAAATCCAAAATCATGCAATAAACGAGTTGGTAGATCCAATGCTGGGGTACGACAAGGATTACGCAGTAAGGAAAATGACAACGTCGGTCGCGGAATTGGCTTTCCGATGCCTGCAGCAGGAAAAAGATATGAGGCCTACTATGGCAGAAGTTTTAGAAGCTCTAAAGAAAATTGAGAGTGAAGATTACGGATCAGAGAAAACTGAAGCATTGGATATTAAGGAGGACGATGTTGTGCTCTTGAATCATGTTGCTCCATTTTCGCCAGACGAATCAGTCACAACTGATAAATGGGTTAGCAGCTCTTCTattactactactactacttcCTTCTAG
- the LOC8261454 gene encoding LEAF RUST 10 DISEASE-RESISTANCE LOCUS RECEPTOR-LIKE PROTEIN KINASE-like 1.4 isoform X4 yields the protein MLPPTSTTTFSLSITIITFLFFGDFTTSFASDDTLPYCNQTYSCGNLTNIYYPFSGGPRPAYCGLPGSQLTCLDNSTTLITINSLNYHVLEINQASQTMILSRADLNNTTCTNQLINTTFNNTLFSFDSNNNDILSLFYGCNDSVMSYKPPNLFTCEVYGKKDAYYLFGPVPNDPLLNIFNCSVTLRLPILKTLVPLLESNRSLLGDILREGFNVSYRNPFADDCDKCNYSGGYCGFELSSGRPLCICNDDRPCPGSKSKSVSLGIGVGIAGAVVIGIGLGCWIFLYVQRKKRIAAQTKNKDLPTPPSSKSQPAPVINFSQTTPSYSSSKSDLEKGSTYFGTKVFSYEELVEATDNFDPSKELGDGGFGTVYYGILSDGRVVAVKRLFENNMKRAEQFMNEIEILTRLRHKNLVTLYGCTSKRSRELVLVYEYIPNGTLADHIHGNRSKSGLLTWKVRLSIAIETADALAYLHASDVIHRDVKTNNILLDNNFRVKVADFGLSRLFPIDCTHVSTAPQGTPGYVDPEYYQCYQLTDKSDVYSFGVVLVELISSLQAVDTNRHRLDINLANMAVNKIQNHAINELVDPMLGYDKDYAVRKMTTSVAELAFRCLQQEKDMRPTMAEVLEALKKIESEDYGSEKTEALDIKEDDVVLLNHVAPFSPDESVTTDKWVSSSSITTTTTSF from the exons ATGCTTCCACCAACCAGCACCACCACCTTCTCTCTGTCTATAACCATCATCACCTTTCTTTTCTTCGGCGACTTCACGACGTCGTTTGCTTCCGATGATACTTTACCCTACTGTAACCAGACTTATTCATGTGGAAATCTTACAAACATATACTACCCTTTCTCCGGCGGCCCACGTCCGGCTTACTGCGGTCTACCTGGGTCCCAACTCACCTGTCTAGACAACTCCACCACTCTTATAACGATCAACTCATTGAATTACCATGTTCTTGAAATCAACCAAGCTAGCCAAACTATGATTCTTTCTCGGGCAGACCTTAACAACACTACATGCACAAACCAACTCATTAACACTACTTTCAAtaacacccttttctcttttgattcCAACAATAATGACAtcctttctttgttttatggTTGCAACGACTCTGTCATGTCATACAAGCCACCAAACCTGTTCACTTGTGAAGTATATGGGAAGAAGGACGCTTATTATTTGTTTGGTCCAGTTCCAAATGATCCTTTATTGAACATTTTTAACTGCAGCGTTACTCTTAGGTTGCCAATTCTTAAGACTTTAGTACCGCTTCTTGAGAGTAATAGGTCTTTACTTGGAGATATTTTAAGGGAAGGATTTAATGTGAGTTACCGTAATCCTTTTGCTGATGATTGTGATAAGTGTAATTATTCTGGTGGGTATTGTGGGTTTGAATTAAGCTCAGGAAGACCCCTATGCATTTGTAATGATGATCGGCCTTGTCCAG GGAGCAAATCTAAATCAGTTTCGCTTGGAATAG GAGTTGGAATAGCCGGTGCAGTAGTCATTGGTATTGGTTTAGGATGCTGGATCTTTCTTTATGTACAacgaaaaaaaagaatagcagcacaaacaaaaaataaagactTGCCTACACCTCCTTCCAGCAAAAGCCAACCTGCTCCTGTAATTAATTTCTCTCAGACCACACCTTCTTATTCCTCTTCAAAGTCCGATCTCGAAAAGGGAAGTACGTATTTCGGAACTAAGGTTTTCAGCTATGAAGAACTTGTGGAAGCCACTGACAATTTCGATCCTTCCAAGGAACTTGGAGACGGAGGCTTTGGCACTGTTTACTATG GTATTCTCAGTGATGGGCGTGTCGTTGCTGTCAAGCGCTtattcgaaaacaacatgaagCGAGCAGAGCAGTTCATGAATGAAATTGAGATCCTAACTCGCTTACGCCACAAGAACCTTGTGACATTATACGGATGCACCTCTAAACGTAGCAGAGAATTAGTACTTGTATATGAGTATATTCCTAATGGTACCCTCGCTGATCATATTCATGGAAACAGATCAAAATCTGGTTTGCTTACTTGGAAAGTTCGGTTGAGCATTGCAATTGAGACAGCAGATGCACTTGCTTACCTTCATGCTTCAGATGTTATACACCGTGACGTCAAAACCAACAACATTCTACTAGACAACAACTTCCGTGTAAAAGTTGCTGATTTCGGATTGTCAAGGTTGTTCCCCATTGATTGCACCCATGTTTCAACTGCTCCACAAGGCACTCCTGGCTATGTTGATCCTGAGTATTATCAATGCTACCAACTCACCGACAAGAGTGATGTTTACAGCTTTGGAGTCGTCTTGGTTGAGCTAATATCGTCCTTACAAGCAGTAGACACCAACAGGCATCGGCTTGACATCAATTTGGCTAACATGGCTGTCAACAAAATCCAAAATCATGCAATAAACGAGTTGGTAGATCCAATGCTGGGGTACGACAAGGATTACGCAGTAAGGAAAATGACAACGTCGGTCGCGGAATTGGCTTTCCGATGCCTGCAGCAGGAAAAAGATATGAGGCCTACTATGGCAGAAGTTTTAGAAGCTCTAAAGAAAATTGAGAGTGAAGATTACGGATCAGAGAAAACTGAAGCATTGGATATTAAGGAGGACGATGTTGTGCTCTTGAATCATGTTGCTCCATTTTCGCCAGACGAATCAGTCACAACTGATAAATGGGTTAGCAGCTCTTCTattactactactactacttcCTTCTAG
- the LOC8261454 gene encoding LEAF RUST 10 DISEASE-RESISTANCE LOCUS RECEPTOR-LIKE PROTEIN KINASE-like 1.3 isoform X5 — MMIGLVQVRLKFAACKQPIFSELHPQDSQTNSLLQFPVLEGSKSKSVSLGIGVGIAGAVVIGIGLGCWIFLYVQRKKRIAAQTKNKDLPTPPSSKSQPAPVINFSQTTPSYSSSKSDLEKGSTYFGTKVFSYEELVEATDNFDPSKELGDGGFGTVYYGILSDGRVVAVKRLFENNMKRAEQFMNEIEILTRLRHKNLVTLYGCTSKRSRELVLVYEYIPNGTLADHIHGNRSKSGLLTWKVRLSIAIETADALAYLHASDVIHRDVKTNNILLDNNFRVKVADFGLSRLFPIDCTHVSTAPQGTPGYVDPEYYQCYQLTDKSDVYSFGVVLVELISSLQAVDTNRHRLDINLANMAVNKIQNHAINELVDPMLGYDKDYAVRKMTTSVAELAFRCLQQEKDMRPTMAEVLEALKKIESEDYGSEKTEALDIKEDDVVLLNHVAPFSPDESVTTDKWVSSSSITTTTTSF, encoded by the exons ATGATGATCGGCCTTGTCCAGGTAAG GTTAAAATTTGCAGCATGCAAGCAGCCTATTTTTTCGGAACTTCATCCGCAAGATTCTCAAACTAATAGCTTACTCCAATTCCCTGTTTTAGAAG GGAGCAAATCTAAATCAGTTTCGCTTGGAATAG GAGTTGGAATAGCCGGTGCAGTAGTCATTGGTATTGGTTTAGGATGCTGGATCTTTCTTTATGTACAacgaaaaaaaagaatagcagcacaaacaaaaaataaagactTGCCTACACCTCCTTCCAGCAAAAGCCAACCTGCTCCTGTAATTAATTTCTCTCAGACCACACCTTCTTATTCCTCTTCAAAGTCCGATCTCGAAAAGGGAAGTACGTATTTCGGAACTAAGGTTTTCAGCTATGAAGAACTTGTGGAAGCCACTGACAATTTCGATCCTTCCAAGGAACTTGGAGACGGAGGCTTTGGCACTGTTTACTATG GTATTCTCAGTGATGGGCGTGTCGTTGCTGTCAAGCGCTtattcgaaaacaacatgaagCGAGCAGAGCAGTTCATGAATGAAATTGAGATCCTAACTCGCTTACGCCACAAGAACCTTGTGACATTATACGGATGCACCTCTAAACGTAGCAGAGAATTAGTACTTGTATATGAGTATATTCCTAATGGTACCCTCGCTGATCATATTCATGGAAACAGATCAAAATCTGGTTTGCTTACTTGGAAAGTTCGGTTGAGCATTGCAATTGAGACAGCAGATGCACTTGCTTACCTTCATGCTTCAGATGTTATACACCGTGACGTCAAAACCAACAACATTCTACTAGACAACAACTTCCGTGTAAAAGTTGCTGATTTCGGATTGTCAAGGTTGTTCCCCATTGATTGCACCCATGTTTCAACTGCTCCACAAGGCACTCCTGGCTATGTTGATCCTGAGTATTATCAATGCTACCAACTCACCGACAAGAGTGATGTTTACAGCTTTGGAGTCGTCTTGGTTGAGCTAATATCGTCCTTACAAGCAGTAGACACCAACAGGCATCGGCTTGACATCAATTTGGCTAACATGGCTGTCAACAAAATCCAAAATCATGCAATAAACGAGTTGGTAGATCCAATGCTGGGGTACGACAAGGATTACGCAGTAAGGAAAATGACAACGTCGGTCGCGGAATTGGCTTTCCGATGCCTGCAGCAGGAAAAAGATATGAGGCCTACTATGGCAGAAGTTTTAGAAGCTCTAAAGAAAATTGAGAGTGAAGATTACGGATCAGAGAAAACTGAAGCATTGGATATTAAGGAGGACGATGTTGTGCTCTTGAATCATGTTGCTCCATTTTCGCCAGACGAATCAGTCACAACTGATAAATGGGTTAGCAGCTCTTCTattactactactactacttcCTTCTAG